One window from the genome of Streptomyces sp. NBC_00287 encodes:
- a CDS encoding anti-sigma factor family protein, translating to MNTYGGYGAGGPGMSGPMQGTQGSSGANEHETVGAYALGILDDAEATAFEMHLATCEWCAQQLDELAGMEPMLAALADLPGSGTPAIGESLSAKPSPRLVQNLVDEVAERRAMTRRRSFYMVAAAAALIIGGPVAAIATTGGDDGGTSTEAHATSPAKAAFDIMTDRVSGRDASTKVSATVAMEPKAWGTHAVLELKNVTGPEKCSLIAVGKNGERETITSWSVPKWGYGIPNATTEQAKQPLYVHGGAAFAPGEIERFEVMTFEGKRLVEVAV from the coding sequence ATGAACACATACGGGGGATACGGAGCAGGGGGTCCGGGTATGTCTGGCCCCATGCAGGGAACGCAGGGCTCTTCGGGCGCGAACGAGCACGAGACCGTCGGCGCCTACGCCCTCGGGATTCTCGACGACGCCGAAGCAACCGCTTTCGAGATGCACCTCGCGACCTGCGAGTGGTGCGCCCAGCAGCTCGACGAGCTCGCCGGGATGGAGCCGATGCTGGCCGCGCTCGCGGACCTGCCGGGCTCCGGCACGCCCGCCATCGGCGAGTCGCTCTCGGCGAAGCCGAGCCCGAGGCTGGTGCAGAACCTGGTCGACGAGGTCGCCGAGCGCAGAGCGATGACCCGCCGCCGCAGCTTCTACATGGTGGCCGCCGCGGCCGCCCTGATCATCGGCGGTCCGGTCGCCGCGATCGCCACCACCGGCGGCGACGACGGCGGTACGTCCACCGAGGCACACGCCACCAGCCCCGCCAAGGCCGCCTTCGACATCATGACCGACCGGGTCTCCGGCCGGGACGCCTCCACCAAGGTCTCCGCGACCGTCGCCATGGAGCCGAAGGCCTGGGGCACCCATGCCGTGCTGGAGCTGAAGAACGTCACAGGCCCCGAGAAGTGCTCCCTGATCGCCGTAGGAAAGAACGGCGAGCGCGAGACGATCACCTCCTGGTCCGTCCCGAAGTGGGGCTACGGCATCCCGAACGCCACGACCGAGCAGGCCAAGCAGCCGCTGTATGTGCACGGCGGGGCGGCCTTCGCGCCCGGCGAGATCGAGCGCTTCGAGGTCATGACCTTCGAGGGCAAACGGCTGGTCGAGGTGGCCGTGTGA
- a CDS encoding sigma-70 family RNA polymerase sigma factor, whose amino-acid sequence MGVRKDAAVANERGSRARHRMSQPSVEPDEELMRALYREHAGPLLAYVLRLVAGDRQRAEDVVQETLIRAWKNAGQLNRATGSVRPWLVTVARRIVIDGHRSRQARPQEVDPSPLEVIPAEDEIDKALWLMTLSDALDDLTPAHREVLVETYFKGRTVNEAAETLGIPSGTVRSRVFYALRSMKLALEERGVTA is encoded by the coding sequence GTGGGCGTGCGCAAGGATGCGGCCGTGGCCAATGAACGTGGATCGAGGGCCCGACATCGCATGTCCCAGCCCTCGGTGGAACCTGACGAGGAGCTGATGCGTGCTCTGTACAGAGAGCACGCCGGACCCCTGCTCGCGTATGTCCTCCGACTGGTCGCCGGTGACCGGCAGCGTGCCGAGGACGTCGTGCAGGAGACGCTCATCCGTGCCTGGAAGAACGCCGGTCAGCTCAATCGAGCGACCGGATCGGTACGCCCCTGGCTGGTGACGGTCGCGCGCCGCATCGTCATCGACGGCCACCGCAGCCGGCAGGCCCGGCCGCAGGAGGTCGATCCGTCGCCGCTGGAGGTCATCCCCGCGGAGGACGAGATCGACAAGGCGCTGTGGTTGATGACGCTGTCGGACGCGCTCGACGACCTGACCCCCGCCCACCGGGAGGTGCTCGTCGAGACGTACTTCAAGGGGCGTACGGTCAATGAGGCGGCTGAGACGCTCGGCATACCCAGCGGCACCGTCCGCTCGCGGGTGTTCTACGCCCTGCGGTCGATGAAGCTGGCGCTGGAGGAGCGGGGGGTGACGGCGTGA
- a CDS encoding CGNR zinc finger domain-containing protein, producing the protein MALGTATVSYELRFDAGRICLDLLATTHPVERLDSVEVLSAWIVRSGLVPPGTPLTHADASWLVDFRELRGRIDQLVRGALSAEVRSWSSYGHALARVNDAARTAPPAPRAARAQDGTLVRELEGPPERDALLAAVARDAVELLTDPTVRAGLRQCEGDNCPIVYLDTSRGRRRRWCSSEVCGNRERVARHRRRAALARA; encoded by the coding sequence ATGGCACTGGGTACGGCCACGGTCTCGTACGAGCTGCGCTTCGACGCCGGACGGATCTGTCTCGATCTCCTGGCGACGACCCACCCCGTGGAACGGCTCGACTCCGTCGAGGTGCTCTCCGCCTGGATCGTCCGCTCCGGACTCGTCCCGCCGGGCACCCCCCTCACGCACGCCGACGCCTCCTGGCTCGTCGACTTCCGGGAACTGCGTGGCCGTATCGACCAGTTGGTGCGGGGCGCGCTGTCCGCCGAGGTCAGGTCCTGGTCGTCGTACGGCCATGCTCTCGCCCGCGTGAACGACGCCGCCCGCACCGCGCCTCCCGCCCCGCGCGCGGCCCGTGCCCAGGACGGCACGCTCGTGCGGGAGTTGGAGGGGCCGCCGGAGCGGGACGCGCTGCTCGCCGCCGTCGCCCGGGACGCCGTGGAGCTGTTGACCGATCCGACTGTGAGGGCGGGGCTGCGGCAGTGCGAGGGCGACAACTGCCCGATCGTTTACCTCGACACCTCGCGCGGACGCCGTAGGCGCTGGTGCAGCAGCGAGGTGTGCGGGAACCGGGAGCGGGTCGCCCGGCATCGGCGACGGGCCGCGCTCGCCCGCGCCTGA
- a CDS encoding anthrone oxygenase family protein codes for MTDRMTTTRFRTATSTAATLTTGLLAGSFYVFACGVMPGLGRSSDEVYVEVMRNINEVIQNPVFLLSFLGAPVLTGVAAWQLRGAPGRRWVWAALAANVLAFLVTVVINIPLNDALMEAGDPAVLREEFEGAWVGWNVARGVLSTVGLGCLAWGLVRQPAGDRTA; via the coding sequence ATGACGGATCGCATGACGACAACACGGTTTCGGACAGCCACCTCGACCGCGGCCACGCTCACCACGGGCCTGCTCGCCGGGTCCTTCTACGTCTTCGCCTGCGGGGTGATGCCGGGCCTGGGACGGAGTTCGGACGAGGTGTATGTGGAGGTGATGCGGAACATCAACGAGGTGATCCAGAACCCGGTGTTCCTGCTGAGCTTCCTGGGGGCGCCGGTGCTGACGGGGGTGGCGGCGTGGCAGCTGCGGGGCGCGCCGGGACGGCGTTGGGTGTGGGCGGCACTTGCGGCGAACGTGCTGGCGTTCCTGGTGACGGTGGTGATCAACATCCCGCTCAACGACGCCTTGATGGAGGCGGGGGATCCGGCCGTGCTGCGGGAGGAGTTCGAGGGCGCCTGGGTGGGCTGGAACGTGGCGCGGGGAGTGTTGTCGACGGTAGGGCTCGGGTGCCTGGCGTGGGGGTTGGTACGTCAGCCCGCGGGCGATCGCACCGCCTAG
- a CDS encoding uroporphyrinogen-III synthase, with protein sequence MYDEQHKPGHGQQGPLAGFTVGVTAARRADELGALLQRRGAAVLHAPALRIVPLSDDGELLAATKEIVDQAPDVVVATTAIGFRGWIEAADGWGLGEDLLDRLRGVELLARGPKVKGSIRAAGLTEHWSPSSESMAEVLDRLLEEGVDGRRIAVQLHGEPLPGFVESLRAAGAEVVGVPVYRWMPPEDITPVDRLLDAMVSRGLDALTFTSAPAAASLLSRAEERGLLPEVLAALNHDVLPACVGPVTALPLQAVGVDTVQPERFRLGPLVQVLCQELPGRARSFPVAGHRVEIRGHAVLVDGALRPVPPAGMSLLRALSRRPGWVVARAELLRALPGAGRDEHAVETAMARLRSALGTPKLIQTVVKRGYRLALDPAADSKYADV encoded by the coding sequence ATGTACGACGAACAGCACAAGCCCGGTCACGGGCAACAAGGGCCGCTGGCGGGTTTCACCGTCGGTGTGACCGCCGCGCGCCGGGCCGACGAGCTGGGGGCGCTGCTTCAGCGGCGCGGCGCCGCTGTCCTGCATGCCCCCGCCCTGCGCATCGTGCCGCTGTCCGACGACGGTGAACTGCTCGCCGCGACCAAGGAGATCGTGGACCAGGCGCCCGATGTCGTCGTCGCCACGACCGCGATCGGCTTCCGCGGGTGGATCGAGGCGGCCGACGGCTGGGGCCTCGGCGAAGACCTGCTGGACCGGCTGCGCGGTGTGGAGCTGCTCGCGCGCGGGCCGAAGGTGAAGGGGTCGATACGGGCCGCAGGTCTTACGGAGCACTGGTCGCCGTCGTCCGAATCCATGGCGGAGGTGCTGGACCGGCTGCTGGAGGAGGGCGTCGACGGCCGACGTATCGCCGTACAACTGCACGGGGAGCCGCTGCCCGGGTTCGTCGAGTCGCTTCGGGCCGCGGGCGCGGAGGTCGTGGGCGTGCCGGTGTACCGGTGGATGCCGCCGGAGGACATCACTCCCGTGGACCGCTTGCTGGACGCGATGGTTTCACGCGGGCTGGACGCGCTGACCTTCACGAGTGCGCCGGCGGCCGCGTCGCTGCTCTCTCGGGCGGAGGAGCGGGGGTTGCTGCCGGAGGTGCTGGCGGCTCTGAACCATGACGTCCTCCCGGCCTGCGTCGGCCCGGTGACCGCGCTGCCGTTGCAGGCGGTCGGTGTGGACACCGTCCAGCCCGAACGCTTCCGGCTCGGGCCGCTGGTCCAGGTGCTCTGCCAGGAACTGCCCGGTCGGGCGCGGTCGTTCCCGGTGGCCGGGCATCGGGTGGAGATACGGGGGCATGCGGTGCTGGTGGACGGGGCGCTACGACCGGTTCCGCCGGCCGGGATGTCCCTGCTGCGGGCGCTGTCCCGGCGGCCGGGGTGGGTGGTGGCTCGGGCGGAACTCTTGCGGGCGCTGCCGGGTGCGGGGCGGGACGAGCACGCCGTGGAGACGGCGATGGCTCGACTGCGGTCGGCTCTTGGGACGCCGAAGTTGATCCAGACGGTGGTGAAGCGGGGGTACCGGCTGGCGTTGGATCCGGCTGCGGATTCGAAGTACGCGGACGTGTAG
- a CDS encoding nitrate/nitrite transporter — MTAPSTAPAASRGGRWIDHWDPEDETFWNEKGEKIARRNLYFSVLSEHIGFSIWTLWSVMVLFMGPEYGLTPADKFTIVSMATLVGAVVRVPYTFAVAIFGGRNWTIISAAMLLLPTIAAFIVMEPGTSFTTFLLCAMLAGVGGGNFASSMTNINAFFPLKKKGWALGLNAGGGNIGVPVVQLVGLAVIGASAGPRVLLGIYIPLIVVAAILAALYMDNISSVKNDTGAAKDAVKEGHTWIMSFLYIGTFGSFIGYSFAFGLVLQTQFGRTPLQAAYVTFIGPLLGSLIRPVGGALADKYGGAKITLWNFVGMAAATSIIIVASMQESLPLFTTAFICLFVLTGLGNGSTYKMIPGIFHTKALAKGLTGDEAAAYGRRLSGASMGLIGAVGALGGLGINLAFRQSFLSVGSGTGAFVAFLAFYGVCFLVTWAVYLRRPATQPHAESATSEAKPQLSYAEV; from the coding sequence ATGACAGCCCCAAGCACAGCCCCCGCCGCGAGCAGGGGAGGCCGCTGGATCGATCACTGGGATCCGGAGGACGAGACCTTCTGGAACGAGAAGGGCGAGAAGATCGCCCGTCGGAACCTCTACTTCTCGGTCCTCTCCGAGCACATAGGGTTCTCGATCTGGACGCTGTGGTCCGTCATGGTGCTCTTCATGGGCCCCGAGTACGGCCTCACCCCGGCGGACAAGTTCACCATCGTCTCCATGGCGACGCTGGTCGGCGCCGTCGTCCGGGTGCCGTACACCTTCGCCGTCGCGATCTTCGGCGGCCGGAACTGGACGATCATCTCGGCGGCCATGCTGCTCCTGCCGACGATCGCCGCGTTCATCGTGATGGAGCCGGGGACGTCCTTCACCACGTTCCTGCTGTGCGCGATGCTCGCCGGTGTCGGCGGTGGCAACTTCGCCTCCAGCATGACCAATATCAACGCCTTCTTCCCGCTGAAGAAGAAGGGGTGGGCGCTCGGGCTCAACGCCGGCGGCGGCAACATCGGCGTACCCGTCGTGCAGCTCGTCGGCCTCGCCGTCATCGGTGCCAGCGCCGGCCCGCGGGTGCTGCTCGGCATCTACATCCCGCTGATCGTCGTAGCCGCGATCCTCGCCGCGCTGTACATGGACAACATCTCGTCCGTGAAGAACGACACCGGCGCCGCCAAGGACGCGGTGAAGGAGGGGCACACCTGGATCATGTCCTTCCTCTACATCGGCACCTTCGGCTCCTTCATCGGCTACAGCTTCGCCTTCGGCCTGGTCCTGCAGACCCAGTTCGGCCGTACGCCGCTGCAGGCCGCGTATGTCACCTTCATCGGCCCGCTGCTCGGCTCGCTGATCCGGCCCGTCGGCGGCGCGCTCGCCGACAAGTACGGCGGCGCGAAGATCACGCTGTGGAACTTCGTCGGCATGGCCGCCGCGACCTCGATCATCATCGTGGCCTCGATGCAGGAGTCGCTGCCGCTGTTCACCACCGCGTTCATCTGCCTGTTCGTGCTGACCGGCCTCGGCAACGGCTCCACTTACAAGATGATCCCGGGCATCTTCCACACGAAGGCCCTCGCCAAGGGACTCACCGGTGACGAGGCCGCCGCCTACGGCCGCCGGCTCTCCGGCGCCTCCATGGGCCTGATCGGCGCAGTGGGCGCGCTCGGCGGACTCGGCATCAACCTCGCCTTCCGCCAGTCCTTCCTCTCCGTGGGCTCCGGCACCGGCGCCTTCGTCGCCTTCCTCGCCTTCTACGGTGTGTGCTTCCTGGTCACCTGGGCCGTATACCTTCGCCGCCCGGCCACCCAGCCGCACGCGGAGTCGGCCACTTCGGAGGCGAAGCCGCAGCTCAGCTATGCCGAGGTGTGA
- a CDS encoding WXG100 family type VII secretion target — MTRPADHRWEVLGESGDPVPGDVHDMKALSRRFAATAKTITDTAAALRRIGNLESWDSEAGRAFAEKANETAKTVSKAHDRYADAGSALKEYCTELETVQGEADKLLTQAETKAGDLSTAKSSAANPPKGTDDAAQDKLDKKASDLQDDLDGLREQLSGLKTRHKEAGDKAAKKIHDTTEGDGLNDSWLDDLRDTLKIVSDIAGAIAAVCGLLALCVGWIPIIGQALAGVLGTIALIATAISLVCHVLLAINGDGSWGDVAMDVLGLATFGIGRVFSAGAKMAATVGRSRVWTAATQYVRGWNPNMTSAARRALVESMVGARAGARPGAALPDVSLAAAFRGLPTSFVDDLGTIRTNWRDLFKVGDNFSAARDAYNAAGARGLASMYAGPGMVDELTRIKNIDPADLSFIGTPDAFKQAIAYNSLGLAGTGTGAGSDTKSFIGLFGGDPEIDVTGSDASLAGV; from the coding sequence GTGACCCGGCCCGCAGACCACCGGTGGGAGGTGCTGGGGGAGAGCGGTGACCCGGTACCCGGTGACGTCCACGACATGAAGGCGCTCTCGCGGCGGTTCGCGGCGACGGCGAAGACCATCACCGACACCGCCGCCGCGCTGCGCCGGATCGGGAATCTGGAGAGCTGGGACTCCGAGGCGGGCCGCGCCTTCGCCGAGAAGGCGAACGAGACCGCGAAGACCGTCAGCAAGGCCCACGACCGGTACGCCGACGCCGGGTCCGCGCTCAAGGAGTACTGCACCGAGCTCGAGACCGTGCAGGGCGAGGCCGACAAGCTCCTCACCCAGGCGGAGACCAAGGCCGGCGACCTGTCCACGGCCAAGTCCAGTGCGGCGAACCCGCCCAAGGGCACCGACGACGCCGCGCAGGACAAGCTCGACAAGAAGGCCTCCGACCTCCAGGACGACCTCGACGGCCTGCGCGAACAGCTCTCCGGGCTGAAGACCCGTCACAAGGAGGCGGGCGACAAGGCCGCCAAGAAGATCCACGACACGACCGAGGGCGACGGGCTCAACGACTCCTGGCTGGACGATCTACGGGACACGTTGAAGATCGTCAGCGATATCGCGGGGGCGATCGCGGCCGTGTGCGGGCTGCTCGCCCTGTGCGTCGGGTGGATTCCCATCATCGGGCAGGCCCTCGCCGGTGTGCTGGGCACCATCGCCCTCATCGCCACGGCGATCTCCCTCGTCTGCCATGTGCTGCTCGCCATCAACGGCGACGGCTCCTGGGGCGATGTCGCGATGGACGTCCTCGGCCTCGCCACCTTCGGTATCGGCCGCGTCTTCTCCGCGGGCGCCAAGATGGCCGCCACCGTCGGCCGCAGCAGGGTCTGGACGGCGGCCACGCAGTACGTCCGTGGCTGGAACCCGAACATGACCTCGGCCGCGCGCCGCGCACTCGTCGAGTCCATGGTCGGCGCCCGGGCCGGCGCCCGCCCCGGCGCCGCACTGCCCGACGTATCGCTCGCGGCGGCCTTCCGGGGCCTGCCCACGTCCTTCGTCGACGACCTCGGCACCATCCGCACCAACTGGCGCGACCTCTTCAAGGTCGGCGACAACTTCTCCGCCGCCCGCGACGCCTACAACGCCGCCGGCGCGCGCGGCCTCGCCAGCATGTACGCGGGTCCGGGCATGGTCGACGAGCTCACCCGCATCAAGAACATCGACCCCGCCGACCTGAGCTTCATCGGTACGCCGGACGCCTTCAAGCAGGCCATCGCCTACAACTCCCTGGGCCTCGCCGGCACCGGCACGGGCGCCGGCTCCGACACCAAGAGCTTCATCGGGCTGTTCGGCGGCGACCCCGAGATCGATGTCACCGGCTCCGACGCGTCGCTGGCTGGAGTGTGA